The Glycine soja cultivar W05 chromosome 19, ASM419377v2, whole genome shotgun sequence genomic sequence ATGAAGTGGTTTTTACAGTATGTGGATACAATATAATTAAATGTGTTATTTCCTATCCTATCCTTTTATGTGTGTGTGGACATCGCTTATAAGTCTTGTTTActtgataacttttcacaaaaggtaaattttattgatcaaaCCATAGAATTGAAAGTTTTCATGAAATATATCAAATTTgccaaattttattaattttaaaaaatataacatctaTTTTCTTGATTGGTTATGTAGGATGTgtaagttattattaatttcctAATACTATCTCCTAttcatatgaataaaaaaattaaaaatttgatatgcattataattataatatatcccaaaatttaacaattaaattaattaattctacaTTTTACAAAAGTTTATAATTAGGTGTTGAAAGTGTTTAACCACATAGTAATTAGTATCAACAAATCCTCCTTCATTTTTAactcttattttaatatgtGCGTGGTTTTCACCTCTTCTATACCAACCAGTCGCAGTCTCTAAATCCCGGAGGTTCGTTAGGCATTTATGAACGCAGCACAGGAATACTCAAGTTAAAGGGATTTCTTGAATTAAGATTGCCAGTAGGGTAATGCAATTGACGCTATCATATTGCTAATTCCTTTAGCTTGTAATGCAATAATGCTGTTTTTCAGTTTAGCTTGTAATGCAATAATGTTTTTCAATGTAATAGCTATTTACTTTATATTAGTACAAGCGTGTATAATCTAAACCTTTCATAAAAGCCACCAAGGAGTCTAGGGAGTATTATATTTATCCTGCAAATATgccaataaatattattttttgaaaattttgtagccttttgtacctaaagataattttaacgtttgtaaaaaaagtAGTAGCTAAAATATTTTGacctaaactatttttttttttaattcaaaaggtACAAACTTGCTATCTCCGAGTTGTTCACCATTGATTCTGATCCATTTGGGACTTGATCCGGTTCGGAATGAAAAGAGAAGTATAAATCCAAAGCATGCTGAAAAGTAACAAcccctttaaatatttttgagaaTCTCAAGTGATTTAGAATATGATACAAGTAGGAGACCAAATATCTGATAAAGTATCTTGGTTAgaactcagttttttttttcttttttggaagtTAAATCCCCATAACCATTCACCATTCAAAGATTAACACTTCTCAAATTATCTACAGCAAGAAATAGAATTCAAGAGAATATGCAATCAACCTAGCTACACAGGTTGGGTATGCACACTCCACCTTCAGGGTTTTGCTGTTCTTTCCATATCCTTCCTGTTACTCGTAGCTTCAACTCTTTCCTGTCTCCACCTGAGAAGAAAAGTGCCATGTTGCGGTAAATGATGAGACCATCATGACTGTCTCTGACCTTCTTATGGCTATCTCTAATGCTCCTTGGACTCCCCTCAAAAGTTAGTTTACGTCCATTTCCTCCCACCTCCAAGCTGTAGCTGTAGTTCCGCGCCTCTCTTTCATCCCCCATGAATCGGAGGAACGCCATGTAAACCGGAGCCATGCCAAGCTGGAAGGCCTCAAAATGGAGGCAAAAATACTGACCAAAACAGTGGAAAACCTAACATAAACAAGAATGCGTTAACAATTTGGATGGGATTTGAAGAAGTCCAAAATGTAGGTGTGTGCTTGTGCATGAAATGAAGGAATATCCTGAAAATGCATAGCAATGAATGTCATATCAAGTTCATCCCATATAGCATTACACCCTAAAGAAGGACGTCCATAATTGTTATAGATACCGTTAGCATCCATGTAGCATTTTCTACTTCCATGGGATTGGACTTGACATAGCGATGGTTAAAAGTGCATCCAGAATGCATATCAACCCTGTGGTCATCCCTTAAATGAGCGACAAGGCATGGAATATCCCCAACCACCGAGCAGTCTGACCCGGCATAAGGGCAGTTGTATGGTCTGAAGTTACAAATAGCCTCATGTTTGAGTTTGCTGTAATAGGGAAATATCTCTGGACACCCAAGAGAGATGTATCTGCAAGGCAGTTCAAGTGATTCTGCTATCTTCTCTAATGCCAAACACCTTATATCGCCAAGTTCCTGCCTGCAAGTTGGGCATCGGTTGTGTACCCTTGTCTTGC encodes the following:
- the LOC114398312 gene encoding E3 ubiquitin-protein ligase SINAT3-like; protein product: MSERMESSSIESSTVSSMTMMEEDEHPHQFSSISKLHSNGPTTTSVHDLLECPVCTNSMYPPIHQCHNGHTLCSTCKTRVHNRCPTCRQELGDIRCLALEKIAESLELPCRYISLGCPEIFPYYSKLKHEAICNFRPYNCPYAGSDCSVVGDIPCLVAHLRDDHRVDMHSGCTFNHRYVKSNPMEVENATWMLTVFHCFGQYFCLHFEAFQLGMAPVYMAFLRFMGDEREARNYSYSLEVGGNGRKLTFEGSPRSIRDSHKKVRDSHDGLIIYRNMALFFSGGDRKELKLRVTGRIWKEQQNPEGGVCIPNLCS